From Mucilaginibacter rubeus, a single genomic window includes:
- a CDS encoding 6-bladed beta-propeller, protein MERREFIKHTSVLSAGFFIAKDMLAKDNGPIYGHGNMRYRMDKNWSKADSQKNPVNDCHEMVQDSKGRILLLTNETKNNVLIYNKSGKLLTTWGHDFPGAHGLTLFNENGTEVLFITDTVKHQVYKTTLDGRILMTIDVPLETGVYKKAEEFVPTETTIDSNGDIFIADGYGAQYVTHYDKDGKLKGFFGGKGEGDEHLDNAHGIVIDRRYDTPTLLVTDRTRNCFKRFSMDGKLQEVIKLPGACVCRPVIKGDHLYAAVLRSPDLSKENTGFTTILDKNNKVVSNLGGTEPVYTDGVLQPMSQAEKIFLNPHDVCVDNDENLYVAQWASGKVYPYKFTRV, encoded by the coding sequence ATGGAAAGAAGAGAATTTATCAAGCACACTTCAGTTTTATCAGCAGGCTTTTTTATAGCTAAAGACATGTTAGCAAAAGATAACGGGCCAATTTACGGTCATGGTAATATGCGCTACCGCATGGATAAAAACTGGAGCAAGGCCGATTCGCAGAAAAACCCGGTGAACGATTGCCACGAAATGGTGCAGGATTCAAAAGGCCGCATTTTACTGCTTACCAATGAAACCAAAAACAATGTACTTATCTACAATAAATCGGGCAAATTATTGACTACCTGGGGTCACGATTTTCCCGGCGCACATGGCCTAACCCTGTTTAATGAAAACGGCACCGAAGTATTGTTCATAACCGATACCGTAAAACACCAGGTTTATAAAACCACACTTGATGGCCGTATTTTAATGACCATTGATGTACCGCTGGAAACCGGCGTTTACAAAAAGGCCGAAGAATTTGTTCCTACCGAAACCACGATCGACAGCAATGGCGATATTTTTATTGCCGATGGTTACGGTGCGCAATACGTTACGCATTACGATAAAGATGGTAAGCTGAAAGGTTTCTTCGGTGGCAAAGGCGAGGGTGACGAGCACCTGGATAATGCGCACGGCATTGTGATTGACAGGCGTTATGATACTCCTACTTTGCTGGTCACTGACCGTACCCGCAACTGTTTTAAACGCTTCAGCATGGATGGCAAACTGCAGGAAGTGATCAAACTGCCGGGAGCATGCGTTTGTCGCCCGGTGATTAAGGGAGATCATTTGTATGCAGCCGTACTTCGTTCACCAGACCTGAGCAAGGAAAATACCGGCTTTACCACCATTTTAGATAAGAACAATAAAGTAGTATCAAACCTTGGCGGTACCGAACCCGTGTATACTGATGGCGTACTACAACCCATGAGCCAGGCCGAAAAGATTTTCCTGAACCCGCATGATGTATGTGTGGACAATGATGAGAATTTGTATGTAGCGCAATGGGCATCGGGTAAAGTGTACCCTTATAAATTCACAAGGGTTTAA
- a CDS encoding DUF1501 domain-containing protein, with product MEKDFLENRLNINRRRFLSRLSLGIGSVALGSLLIPDLFSGKGDEAEADFIPGIPNFAPKAKRVIYLFQDGAPSQLESFDYKPKLREMMGQELPASVRGNQILTGMTAKQASFPLVGSFYDFKQYGESRAWISDMFPHIGKIADDICIIRSLNTDAINHDPALTFFQTGAQQGNRPSMGSWVSYGLGSENKNLPAFTVLLSKGKGNGQGVYSKLWSNGFLDSIHQGVQFSSGEDPILYLNDPEGLNRHERRKMLDKLAELNDMNYKEFGDPEINTKVQQYEMAYRMQTAVPEIMDVSKESDDIVKMYGPECLIPGTYAANCLLARKLSENGVRFVQLYHQGWDQHSNLPQEMAGQAKDVDQASAALVTDLKQRGLLDETLVIWGGEFGRTNYSQGKLEKANYGRDHHPRCFSIWMAGGGIKPGIVYGETDEFGYNIVKDPVHVHDFHATILNQLGIDHKKLTFKSQGRRYRLTDVAGNVVKGIIA from the coding sequence ATGGAAAAAGATTTTTTAGAAAACAGGCTTAACATTAACAGGCGCAGGTTCCTTTCAAGACTTAGTTTGGGTATTGGCAGCGTGGCATTGGGTTCGTTGCTCATCCCGGATCTGTTTAGCGGAAAAGGTGATGAAGCCGAGGCGGATTTTATCCCCGGCATACCCAACTTTGCGCCAAAAGCCAAACGGGTAATCTACCTGTTCCAGGATGGGGCACCATCGCAGTTAGAGTCATTTGATTATAAGCCCAAACTGCGCGAAATGATGGGACAGGAGTTACCGGCATCTGTCCGCGGCAACCAGATTCTCACCGGTATGACAGCCAAACAGGCTTCATTTCCACTGGTAGGTTCGTTTTATGATTTTAAACAATACGGTGAATCACGGGCCTGGATCAGCGACATGTTTCCGCATATAGGTAAAATTGCTGATGATATTTGCATCATTCGCTCGCTGAACACTGATGCCATCAATCATGATCCCGCGCTTACTTTTTTTCAGACAGGGGCGCAGCAGGGCAACCGCCCAAGCATGGGCTCGTGGGTAAGCTACGGCCTCGGCAGCGAGAATAAAAATTTACCTGCCTTTACGGTATTGCTATCTAAGGGAAAAGGAAACGGACAGGGGGTTTACTCCAAACTGTGGAGCAACGGCTTTTTAGATTCTATTCACCAGGGCGTACAGTTCAGCAGCGGCGAAGACCCAATATTGTACCTGAATGATCCTGAAGGGTTAAACCGCCACGAGCGCCGCAAAATGCTGGATAAACTGGCTGAACTTAACGACATGAACTACAAAGAGTTTGGCGACCCGGAAATAAACACCAAGGTGCAACAGTATGAAATGGCTTACCGCATGCAAACCGCCGTACCCGAAATTATGGATGTAAGCAAGGAGTCGGATGATATTGTGAAGATGTACGGGCCGGAGTGTCTCATTCCCGGCACCTATGCGGCTAACTGCCTACTGGCCCGTAAGCTATCTGAAAACGGAGTACGCTTTGTGCAGCTCTACCATCAGGGCTGGGACCAGCACAGTAACCTTCCGCAGGAAATGGCCGGACAAGCCAAAGATGTAGACCAGGCATCGGCAGCATTAGTTACCGATTTAAAACAAAGAGGCCTGTTGGATGAAACCTTAGTTATTTGGGGTGGCGAGTTCGGCCGCACCAATTACAGCCAGGGCAAACTGGAAAAAGCCAATTACGGCCGCGATCATCATCCGCGCTGCTTCAGCATCTGGATGGCCGGCGGCGGTATCAAACCCGGTATAGTTTACGGCGAAACAGATGAGTTTGGCTATAACATTGTAAAAGATCCGGTGCATGTTCATGACTTCCATGCCACCATTCTAAATCAATTAGGTATCGATCATAAAAAACTGACTTTTAAAAGCCAGGGCAGGAGGTACAGGCTAACAGATGTGGCGGGCAATGTGGTGAAGGGTATCATAGCGTAA